Proteins from a single region of Oryza brachyantha chromosome 6, ObraRS2, whole genome shotgun sequence:
- the LOC121054798 gene encoding uncharacterized protein LOC121054798 → MASSAVEEEERQKAKRQKHIDQLNLVNSKGKRKFHQGEASGSKKKGKPPHPPKQGGSKAAQSTAQPSAGPKFKNPHCTFCDSDGHWHKDCPRFKEWLARKGIEWRPDAKKGGAHPKSS, encoded by the exons atggcttcatctgcag tggaagaggaagagcgtcaaaaggccaaaaggcaGAAACACATTGACCAGCTCAACCTCGTCAACTCTAAGGGCAAGAGGAAGTTCCATCAAGGAGAAGCCTCTGGATCGAAGAAAAAGGGCAAGCCACCTCACCCTCCGAAACAAGGAGGGAGTAAGGctgctcaatcaactgctcAACCTTCAGCTGGGCCAAAATTCAAGAATCCTCACTGCACTTTCTGTGACAGTGATGGACATTGGCACAAAGACTGCCCCCGCTTCAAGGAGTGGTTGGCCCGtaaag GGATTGAATGGCGTCCAGACGCTAAGAAAGGGGGAGCACATCCTAAGAGTAGCTGA
- the LOC102711893 gene encoding exocyst complex component EXO70A1-like isoform X1, giving the protein MEVQSPVAGVVGSSGSAAELGRRMLEAAEEAVSRWASQEAAGDGGYGVSDLAGLVPAVRDLISLASNGGAYSQRARFALEFAMEHLEDDFRQVLISSTYFHPPDNLPASLYDSIALPVRSFSFSSITNLEAARLSSFTTSSGDDSPTYSTGHSRHSLSLEKVHLYLIDPEASIVLKDIAELMMLAGYASNLSRVYGEIRNRTLMQCLCLLGIQIELKSYNPTSAPVESECNMQLYLDQQNMQMWIQALRVIVGIVFPEERQACTQIFGSDNKVEVDCFASATTRVIQQLLAFGSLITNVKEQYEKLPLLIQMHDEFVRLKPSMEAWYGNAKDVISQEAGVLLDKLREEALRLLFKLSDAQTNHESYERIVLDGSVLPFPQYTMGVIKQLASYSDTLNLILPVEVGGDGTVTMNPWKTYVLTLLTQMQLNTDDKSKSYKDERLQHIFLMNNAMYVLEKSRSPDLKILFEDRWITEQLTQVERHATAYLRASWAGALFHLSDADFRQRNDPAGRLKSFNSTFREISRVQTTWKIPNPQLRQHLRLVILQQIILAYRTFLKRFGNLLKDPSKSIKYTPEDIENHVLDLFEG; this is encoded by the exons ATGGAGGTGCAGTCCCCGGTAGCCGGCGTTGTCGGGAGctccggctccgccgccgagctcggcCGACGGATGCTGGAAGCTGCCGAGGAAGCCGTGAGCAGGTGGGCGTCCCAGGAGGCTGCTGGGGATGGAGGTTACGGCGTCTCCGATCTCGCTGGGCTCGTGCCGGCGGTCAGGGATCTCATCTCCCTCGCCTCGAACGGCGGCGCCTACAGCCAACGCGCTAGGTTTGCTTTGGAG TTTGCAATGGAACACCTTGAGGATGACTTCCGTCAAGTTCTTATTTCCAGCACATACTTTCATCCTCCTGACAAtctcccagcttcactataTGACAGCATTGCGCTGCCTGTCCGGTCCTTCTCTTTCTCATCAATAACCAACTTGGAAGCTGCCCGCTTATCCTCATTCACAACAAGCTCTGGTGATGATAGCCCAACATACTCTACTGGACACAGCAGACATTCTCTATCCCTGGAGAAGGTACACCTGTATCTCATCGACCCTGAAGCTTCGATAGTGCTAAAGGATATTGCTGAGCTTATGATGCTTGCTGGATACGCATCAAACCTTTCTCGTGTCTACGGTGAAATCCGTAATAGGACATTAATGCAGTGCCTATGTCTGCTTGGTATTCAAATTGAGCTTAAGAGCTATAATCCAACATCAGCTCCTGTTGAAAGTGAATGCAATATGCAATTATATTTAGACCAACAAAACATGCAAATGTGGATCCAAGCTCTGAGAGTAATTGTTGGCATAGTATTTCCTGAAGAGCGTCAGGCTTGCACCCAGATTTTTGGGTCCGACAACAAGGTGGAGGTAGATTGCTTTGCTAGTGCCACTACTCGTGTTATTCAACAATTACTTGCATTTGGAAGCTTGATCACCAATGTGAAAGAACAATATGAGAAACTACCTTTACTAATACAAATGCATGATGAATTTGTAAGGCTTAAACCAAGTATGGAAGCCTGGTATGGTAATGCCAAGGATGTGATCAGCCAGGAGGCAGGCGTGCTTCTTGACAAGCTTAGGGAAGAAGCACTTCGTCTGCTATTCAAGCTCTCAGATGCACAGACCAACCATGAGTCGTACGAAAGGATAGTGCTCGATGGCAGTGTCCTGCCGTTTCCTCAGTATACCATGGGTGTTATCAAACAACTTGCTAGCTACAGTGACACACTCAATCTTATTTTACCAGTTGAGGTGGGTGGTGATGGCACTGTGACTATGAACCCCTGGAAGACCTACGTGCTCACGCTGCTCACTCAGATGCAGTTAAATACTGATGACAAATCCAAATCTTACAAGGATGAACGCCTACAGCACATATTCCTGATGAACAATGCAATGTATGTGCTTGAAAAGTCACGGTCTCCTGATCTGAAGATATTGTTTGAAGACAGATGGATCACTGAACAGCTTACCCAGGTGGAACGGCACGCAACAGCCTATCTCCGAGCTTCGTGGGCAGGAGCTCTGTTTCATTTGAGTGACGCAGACTTCAGACAAAGAAACGATCCGGCAGGAAGACTTAAGAGCTTCAATTCAACATTCAGAGAAATAAGCAGGGTCCAGACGACATGGAAAATCCCCAACCCTCAGCTTCGACAGCACTTGCGCCTAGTTATACTGCAGCAGATTATTCTGGCTTACCGGACATTCCTGAAACGGTTTGGTAATCTTCTGAAGGATCCCTCAAAATCCATAAAATACACTCCTGAGGATATAGAGAATCATGTGTTAGACCTATTTGAGGGCTAG
- the LOC102711893 gene encoding exocyst complex component EXO70A1-like isoform X2, with amino-acid sequence MEHLEDDFRQVLISSTYFHPPDNLPASLYDSIALPVRSFSFSSITNLEAARLSSFTTSSGDDSPTYSTGHSRHSLSLEKVHLYLIDPEASIVLKDIAELMMLAGYASNLSRVYGEIRNRTLMQCLCLLGIQIELKSYNPTSAPVESECNMQLYLDQQNMQMWIQALRVIVGIVFPEERQACTQIFGSDNKVEVDCFASATTRVIQQLLAFGSLITNVKEQYEKLPLLIQMHDEFVRLKPSMEAWYGNAKDVISQEAGVLLDKLREEALRLLFKLSDAQTNHESYERIVLDGSVLPFPQYTMGVIKQLASYSDTLNLILPVEVGGDGTVTMNPWKTYVLTLLTQMQLNTDDKSKSYKDERLQHIFLMNNAMYVLEKSRSPDLKILFEDRWITEQLTQVERHATAYLRASWAGALFHLSDADFRQRNDPAGRLKSFNSTFREISRVQTTWKIPNPQLRQHLRLVILQQIILAYRTFLKRFGNLLKDPSKSIKYTPEDIENHVLDLFEG; translated from the coding sequence ATGGAACACCTTGAGGATGACTTCCGTCAAGTTCTTATTTCCAGCACATACTTTCATCCTCCTGACAAtctcccagcttcactataTGACAGCATTGCGCTGCCTGTCCGGTCCTTCTCTTTCTCATCAATAACCAACTTGGAAGCTGCCCGCTTATCCTCATTCACAACAAGCTCTGGTGATGATAGCCCAACATACTCTACTGGACACAGCAGACATTCTCTATCCCTGGAGAAGGTACACCTGTATCTCATCGACCCTGAAGCTTCGATAGTGCTAAAGGATATTGCTGAGCTTATGATGCTTGCTGGATACGCATCAAACCTTTCTCGTGTCTACGGTGAAATCCGTAATAGGACATTAATGCAGTGCCTATGTCTGCTTGGTATTCAAATTGAGCTTAAGAGCTATAATCCAACATCAGCTCCTGTTGAAAGTGAATGCAATATGCAATTATATTTAGACCAACAAAACATGCAAATGTGGATCCAAGCTCTGAGAGTAATTGTTGGCATAGTATTTCCTGAAGAGCGTCAGGCTTGCACCCAGATTTTTGGGTCCGACAACAAGGTGGAGGTAGATTGCTTTGCTAGTGCCACTACTCGTGTTATTCAACAATTACTTGCATTTGGAAGCTTGATCACCAATGTGAAAGAACAATATGAGAAACTACCTTTACTAATACAAATGCATGATGAATTTGTAAGGCTTAAACCAAGTATGGAAGCCTGGTATGGTAATGCCAAGGATGTGATCAGCCAGGAGGCAGGCGTGCTTCTTGACAAGCTTAGGGAAGAAGCACTTCGTCTGCTATTCAAGCTCTCAGATGCACAGACCAACCATGAGTCGTACGAAAGGATAGTGCTCGATGGCAGTGTCCTGCCGTTTCCTCAGTATACCATGGGTGTTATCAAACAACTTGCTAGCTACAGTGACACACTCAATCTTATTTTACCAGTTGAGGTGGGTGGTGATGGCACTGTGACTATGAACCCCTGGAAGACCTACGTGCTCACGCTGCTCACTCAGATGCAGTTAAATACTGATGACAAATCCAAATCTTACAAGGATGAACGCCTACAGCACATATTCCTGATGAACAATGCAATGTATGTGCTTGAAAAGTCACGGTCTCCTGATCTGAAGATATTGTTTGAAGACAGATGGATCACTGAACAGCTTACCCAGGTGGAACGGCACGCAACAGCCTATCTCCGAGCTTCGTGGGCAGGAGCTCTGTTTCATTTGAGTGACGCAGACTTCAGACAAAGAAACGATCCGGCAGGAAGACTTAAGAGCTTCAATTCAACATTCAGAGAAATAAGCAGGGTCCAGACGACATGGAAAATCCCCAACCCTCAGCTTCGACAGCACTTGCGCCTAGTTATACTGCAGCAGATTATTCTGGCTTACCGGACATTCCTGAAACGGTTTGGTAATCTTCTGAAGGATCCCTCAAAATCCATAAAATACACTCCTGAGGATATAGAGAATCATGTGTTAGACCTATTTGAGGGCTAG